The DNA sequence CAGCTTACGCTCGACGAGCTACGCGAGGTCGGCGAAGAGGTCGGAATCCCGGCGGATTACATCAGCCGCGCCCACCAGGCGTTGCAGGCCAGGCGCGAGGCAGAGGCGTATCGCATCGGGGAGGCGCGGCGCCGACGGCGTCGGCTGGGGCTTGGCGCTCTGGCGTTGCTGGGCATACTGACGTTTATGACACTTATCGCCTACCAGGCCTCTACAGCGAACCTCAACGCGCACTACCGGGAGGTCGAGCATCATCAGGCGGAGGTGGCCAACGTGGTGGCGCGCAAAGACGCGATTGTGGCGCAGTACGCTGACCAGCCCGACTCTCTGGAGAAGCGTGCGGAGTTGGTGGGTTCGGAGAACCGAATCCGGGTAGCCACGCAGCGCTTCAACGAAGCGGCCGCCGTCTACAATCAGAGCGCCCGCAGCTTTCCGGCCTCGCTCTTCACGGGCTCACGCTTTCCCCGGCAGGTAGAGCTCGCACCGCTGACGCCTTCGGAGCCCTGAGGCCGGCCATCGAGGGGCCACTCCTCTGCGGGGTTCCCTCGTCCCCCATCCATCACGCTTCCGCATCGGAATGCGGCCGCCCCGAGGCCGCCGCCCCACCCGACTCATCCACTCGTCTTCGCCAGTATCTTGCGAAGCGTGCGCATGTTGCGGGTGGTCAGCACCGAGGCGTAGCGTGCTTTTGCCGACGCCTTCGCGAGGAGCGACCTGGTGCTTTTGCCTCGCGCAACCTCCCAATAGAGCACGCCGGGCCCCGGCTCCACGCGTTCTTCGTCCGCATTGAGTTCGGGCGCCAGCGCCGCGAGTTCATCGAGGGCGTCCGGCTCCGAAGCAAAGATCACGTAGGGCTGCATCTGGTCGTGATGCTCGTCAAAGGGGAAGGCCTCCACGATCTGACGCAGGAGAGCCGGCACCGTGACCACGACCCACGCTTCGTAGCCGAAGGCCTGGCGAAGGGCGACTTCTGCCTGGTCTTTGACCTCCCGGCTCTCTGCGCTGGAACTTTTCAAGAGCACGTTTCCGCTGGCGAGCAGCGTGCGCACCTCCTCAAAGCCCGCCTGCTCCAGGGTCTGGCGCAACGCATCCATCTTGATACGCACGCCCCCCACATTGATCCCTCGCAGCAGCACCACGTACTCGTTCATCGACATCAGCCGGGGCCTCAGAGCGAAAGACGTTTAAAGACTTTTTCGGGGATGGCTTTGATCACGCCCATGATTCCGCCCCAGAAGCGCGGATAGTAGAAGGTTTCGATCTTCTGCCGCTCCGCCTGAAAAATCGCCCCCCCGGCTTTGGTGGGGCTGGCGATGGGGATGGCCGTATCAAGCTCAAAGGTCATGGGGGTGTCGACGAAACCGAGCTTCACGGTCATCACATGAACGCCCTCACCGGCCAGACGATTGCGCAACCCCTGCAGATAGAGGGTGAGCGCGCCCTTGGCGCTACCGTAGAAGTAATTTGACGCGCGGCCACGATCGCCGGCCACCGACGAGAGCCCGACAATGCTACCGGCGCCGCGCGCGCGCATCACCCCGGCAAGGGCCTCGCACACGCTGACCGCCCCGGTGTAGTTGACATCAATGACGCGGCGAGCCTTCGCGAAGTCGCTCTGGGAGTCATGCTGGTCTCCCATAAACCCGAAGGCGACCAGCGCGACGTCGATCGGCCCCAGCGCGTCTTCGACGCGGGCGATGAGATCGGGGTGGCTGTCGAAGTCGCAGGCATCAAACGCAAACGCCTGCGTCTCAACTCCGTAGCGGATGCGCAAATCGGCCGCGCTGCGCGCGCCCTCTTCCTGGTCACGGGCCGCCAGGGCCACCGCGTACCCTGCCTCGGCGTAGCGCTCGGCGACAGCACGGGCGATTGGCGAGGTCGCACCTAAAATGATCACGCTCATGGTTGGCTCCTTAAGCTGCGGTGGCATCAACGAGTCCCAGGCGCAGGCCCAGGTCCGACTGGAACACACGATCCGGGTCCCAGCGGTCGCGCACGGCCTTCCACTCCTCCCACCCTGGATACATTCGACGGAACATCTCCCGGCTCAGGCGAGCGTCCTTGCCGAGGTAGATGCGGCCACCGGCTTCGACCACGATATCGTCGAGACGCTCCATCATAGCGAGCAAGGGGGCTCCGAAGTTCGGAAAATCCAGCGCGAGCGTGGTCCCCGCACAGGGGAAGGAGAGCCCACCGTGATCACGGTCCCCAAACTCTTTGATGACCGCAAGGAACGAGGCCATCTTGCTTTTGGAAATCACCTTGAGAATCTCGCGCACGGCCTCTCTCTCAGGCACCACCATCTGGTACTGCAAGAAACCTCGCTCGCCGTAGATGTAGTTCCAATTCTCCACGGCATCCAGCGGGAAGAAGAAGGGCTGATAGCCCACCACCGAGTGGAGTTCACCGGCAGGATGCTTATGGTAGTACGCTTCGTTGAAGAGGCGGATGGTCGCCCGATTCAGCAGCTGATTGGACTGAAAGGCCCGTCCGTCCAGGAGTCGCTGAGCGCGCTCAAGAAGCGCCTGAAGCGGCCCTTCCCTCAGCTCTGCCGCCGCGTCCGCCGACGCGTGACGACCGCGCATAAAAATGCCGCGACCCATCTGTTCGCCGCCCTTCACGCAGTCGATCCACGACACGGTATGAAAGTAGTCGGAGCTTTCGGCGCTGATGGCGAAGAACTCATCGAGATTGTTGAAGCGAATCGACTCCATCTCGATCGCCGCGCTCTCCACCGGGTAGAGTTGCAACTCAACGCTCAAGATCACGCCGGTCAACCCCATCCCGCCCACCGTTGCCCAGAAAAGGTCCGGGTGCTCGTCGGGGCCACAGCTCACCATCTCACCGGAAGCGGTCAACATGTCGATTCGCCGGACATGATCGCCGAAGCAGCCGGCGTGACCGTGGTTTTTGCCGTGGATGTTGCAACCGATGGCCCCGCCCACGCTTACAAATTGCGTCCCCGGGACCACCGGCACAAACCAGCCCCGAGGCAAAAAGACATCAATGAGTTCGCCGATGGTCACGCCACTTTCACAGCGCAGCAGCCCCGTCACCTCGTCAAACGCCAGCATTTTGTCGAGGCGAGTGGTCAGGAGTATTCGTCCCTGACTCAGGAGGGAGGCGTCGCCGTAGCTGCGGCCGAAGCCATGGGCGAGCACCGCGTCACCGTGGCGCTCGTCAAAGGCGTGCAAGGTTTGAGGTTGGGACTCGGGCCGCGCACACGTCGCATCGATCACGGGGTAGCGCCCCCAGCCGGCCAGGGGCTTCGTCGCCCAGGAGGTGGTGGTCATAACCAGGCTTCACTCAGAAGGTGAACATTGTGGTTCACAGAGTCGTGAACATTCCGGAACTCAAGCGCGGCAAGATTCAGCAGCCCGGCCGGGGAAGTCAAGCCGCGCGCTCGCGGCCTGATGCATTAGTCGCCAGCTGGCATTGAACGGGGCAAGGGATGAGGGAGGTCCATCCAGTGCCGGCTTCCCAGGCGAAGGAGCTCGTCATCGAGCAAGCAGGCATCGAGTGAGGCACGAATCTTCGCCACGTCGAGATGCTGACCGATGAAGACGAGCTGCTGGCTCCGGTCACCGAAGCGTTCGTCCCAGTCGTCTTGCGCGTCGGGGCGATCCTCGGGGGCAAAATCCCAATGTTCCTCGGGAATCGACGCCCACCACAGCCCCACGGGTCTCACATCGCTCACGCCGCCGGCCTGGGCCCATTCGTAGACGGCGCGATGGTCGGAGGCCACCCAGAAGAAGCCTTTGGAGCGGAGCATCCCCTTCCAGTTTGACGCGTCGTTCATGTAGGCCCAGATTTTTTCGGCGTTAAAGGGAGCCGTCGCCCGGTAGACAAAGCTGCCGATGCCATAGGCTTCGGTTTCCGGGGTGTGCTCTCCGTTGAGCTCGCGCACCCAGGCCGCCGAGCGGGAGGCCTCATCAAAATCAAAACGGCCGGTATTCAGGACCTCCTCCAGCGGGATCCTGGCGTGCTCCGCGCGCAGCTGACGCGCCCCGGGGTTCAGCGCCCTAAGGACGGCCGAGAGTTCCTCGAGTTCCTCGTCGCCGAGACGATCAACTTTGTTGATCACGATCACATCGGCAAACTCGACCTGCTCAACCAGCAGGTCGGTGACCGTGCGCTCATCCCCCTCGCCCAACGATTCCCCATGCTCTTCGAGTGAACGGGCCGCGCGATAGTCGTGCAGGAAGCGACCGGCATCCACAACCGTGACCAGGGTGTCCAGACGAGCGACGTCCTGCAGGCTCGTGCCCTCCTCATCGCTGAAGGTAAAGGTTTGCGCTACCGGCACCGGTTCAGAAATCCCGGTCGACTCGATGACCAGATAATCAAAGCGTCCCTCCTCGGCCAGGCGCCGCACCTCCAGAAGCAGGTCTTCGCGCAGCGTGCAGCAGATGCACCCGTTCGAAAGCTCGACCAACGTCTCTTCGGTCCTGGAGAGCGACGCCCCTCCCCGCTCGACAAGCTGAGCATCGACGTTGATCTCACTCATATCGTTGACGATGACTGCGACCCTTAGGCCCTGACGGTTGTGAAGGATGTGGTTCAGGAGTGTGGTTTTCCCCGCGCCGAGAAAGCCCGAGAGAAGGGTAACGGGAAGGCGTTTGTCCGCGATGTCATGCACTTTCATAGGTACTCCTTCGGATTTAAATGCAAACGAATTGCAAAACAAATCACACAAACGCAACACACTTGCAACAAGATCCGACATCATGGCGCTTCAGGCCTGTCGGGCTGACGTCGGGGCCCCTGCGGCCGCGTGCACGTCGGCATGTTAAGGGCGAGTGCCACGGGCCTCCGACACACGATGGATGAAAAACGCGGAGTCTTCGGTAACGCCGAGCTCTTTGAGACGCGCTACGCCGACTGTAGCCCGATCGCGGAACGCGAAGGTGGGGCCCATCGTGAAGACTTCTGGGCCAGCGAGGTGATCTAGCGCTTCTTTAAGGGCCAATCCCGCTGATTGGCGCTGCCCTCGCGGCCGCCCCCACGTCTATGGAGCGCACAGATAACGAGGGGCTCTGAAAGCAAAAAAGCCTGACCGAATCCGGTCAGGCTGGGCGGCAAACAACGCTCACATCAACGCGCGCTCACGCCTCTTCGCACAGCGCCAGATCGATCGCCAGCGCTCGCCGATACGCCTCGCGGCCCTTAAGACGACTCCAGTAGGCTTCAAACTCGGGGCGAGCCTCCATGCTCTTGAACTCAAGCCCCCAACCGACCTGACTGCCTACGTAGACGTCGGCTGCCGTAAAACGATCGCCGGCAATAAAGTCGTGCTGGCTTACCGCGTACGCCAGCGTGTCCATGGCCAACTTGAAGTTTCCGTAGCCAAACTGGCGGGTGCTCTCGGGCGCCACTTCAATGCCCACGGCACGGTTCGTCACGGCCGAGTCGATGGGTCCCGCGGCAAAAAAGAGCCATCGATAATAACTGGCCCGCTCCTCAGGCCGCGGGCCAAGCTCAGCCTCCGGAAAGGCCTCGGCCAGATAGGCACAGATGGCCGCGCACTCGGTGACCACCTGGTCCCCATGCACCAGCGCGGGAACCTTGCCCATCGGATTGATCGCCAGGTACTCGGGCGACTTCATCGTGGTGTCATACTCGAGAATCCGGGTCTCATAGGGCTGCCCGAGTTCCTCAAGCATCCAGCGTACAATGCGCCCCCGCGACATCGGGTTGGTGTAGAACGTAAGCGACTGAGTCATACCATCCTCGACACTCTGCATTTCGGTGAACAGAAGAGATAGCGACGCCCTCCCCCGGCCCGCACGACAGACGGGCCCGCACTACATACGGGCATGGGGCTGCGCTACGACAGGCGCGCACCCTACAGGCTACGCGCCGCGCGCACCACAGCCCGTGCTCAGAAAGGCCCACTGCCTCCCTGCCTTCGGGCGCTTACACAGGGCGCTCCCCTCCATCGGCCCCCGACCTCAGGGAGAGCCCCTGGCGAGCCAAAATCACAGGGCATCCAGCGCCCGCTGCAAACGCTCGCCAACCTCCTGAGCGACCTCGGCGACCTGCGGATTGTCGATCATCTCAAACATCACTACGGGGTTAATGGCCTGCACATAAATCTGAGCATCGTCCCCCTCGAAGATGGTGACGTTGCAGGGCAGAAGCAGGCCGATAGGAAGCTCCGCCTCCAGTGCTTTGTGGGCCAGCGGAGGGCTGCACGCGCCCAGAATCACGTAGGGGCGCCGGTCCACGTCGAGTTTCTTCTTGAGCGTCGCCTGGATGTCGATCTCGGTGAGAACTCCGAACCCCTGGGCTTTGAGCGCCTCTCGCACTCTGGCATCGACGTCCTGCAGCGTGCCCTCAACCCGGGTGGTCAACGCGTAGTCGCGGTCATACATGGTGCCTCCTTGGGTGTATCTCGCGGTAAAGGCCATCGGATGGCCGGCAAGCGGGCTCGCCAGCCGCTGACACACCACACATAAGCATCGGCAGCGCGGAACCAAGCCTCGGGCGGCAAAAGGCTAGATAACAAACATTATGACAACTAAACTCCTAAAGACTGCCCTTGTACATCCCCGAGCATCACCCACCTTCATGCCCCTCCTCTCCAGACTCCGCATCCACTCGCCACAAAAAGACTCGCTCCAGAAGCGTGATCAGCACGATCGCCCCCAGACTGATCCCCACAATAAGCGGATCACTGACCGTCTTTACCCAGACAAACGCCCCCAGCGCCGCGCCATCCAACGCAATCGCCCCCCCAACCACCACCCGACTCGCGCCCACATCGCGATGCAGATGCCGGAACACGCCCACATGAATGGTGATATCCATCACCAGGTAGAAGATCGCCCCGATCGACGCGATGCGCGTTAGATCAAAAAGCGTCGCCATCACCGCCGCCAACACCACCGTGTACACCAACGTGTGCTTCTGGACGTTTCCGGGCATCCCAAAGTGGCGATGCGGGATCAGCTTCATATCCGTGAGCATCGCCAGCATGCGAGAAACCGCGAAAATACTCGCCAGCAGCCCTGACGCGGTAGCCACCATCGCCAGTCCCACGGTGAAAACCTTGCCATACCCCCCAATGGCCGGGCGAGCAGCCTCCGCCAGAGCGTAATCGCGCGCCTGAACCAGTTCCTCCAGGCTCATGCTCGACGCGACCGCCACGCTCACCCCCATATAGAGCACCAGGCAAATCACGAGCGAGATCACGATCGCGCGCCCGACATTGCGCTGCGGATTCACGACCTCATCCCCACTGTTGGTAATCGTCGTAAAGCCCTTAAACGCCAGGATCGCCAACGCGATGGCACCGGCAGACCCGGCCACACCCGGGTCTCCGGCCGGTGGCCACATCTTGATCTTCCAGCTCAGCCCACTCGCCGCCAGGGCGATGGCCACGAAGACAACAAGCCCCCCGATCTTCAGGACCGCGGCAATGTTGGAGGCCGTGCCAATGATCGCGTTCCCGGCCAGGTTGATCACAAACGCCACCACGATCAGCCCCACGGCCAGGACCGGCACCCACACCTCGTTGTTCCCCCCTGGGAACAGCTGCATGGTGTAGGTCGCAAAGGTACGCGCCACCAGGCTCTCGTTGATGATCATGGAGAACGCCATCAGTAACGCCGCCGAAGCCGTCGTCATCGAGCGACCATAGGCCTTCTGCAGGATCATCGCGATGCCTCCCGCCGACGGATAGGCGCTGGCAACCTTGATGTAACTGTAGGCGCTAACCCCGCTGACAATCGCTCCCAGCACAAAGGCCACAGGAAAGAGCCCGCCGGCCAGCTCCGCGATCTGACCGGTCAGCGCAAAAATCCCCGCGCCGATCATCACCCCGGTCCCCAGCGCCACCGTCGCTGTCAGACTGAGGCTGCCAGCATGGTAGTGAGCCTGTCGTTCGTCTTCCGATTCCCCCATCTCTGGCCTCATACGATGACGTTCACATCTCCGGCCATGTTCCGCCTGTGGCCATGCCCCCTCCCCAGAGAACATGGCAACGTCTCAGACGATGTGCAGCGCGCACCTCATGTGTCCTCCCTTCCCCGCTCAGCGACGGGGCGTCAGCCG is a window from the Lujinxingia litoralis genome containing:
- a CDS encoding glutathione S-transferase family protein, with the translated sequence MTQSLTFYTNPMSRGRIVRWMLEELGQPYETRILEYDTTMKSPEYLAINPMGKVPALVHGDQVVTECAAICAYLAEAFPEAELGPRPEERASYYRWLFFAAGPIDSAVTNRAVGIEVAPESTRQFGYGNFKLAMDTLAYAVSQHDFIAGDRFTAADVYVGSQVGWGLEFKSMEARPEFEAYWSRLKGREAYRRALAIDLALCEEA
- a CDS encoding LemA family protein, yielding MSAPHEPGRIAYEDVDDIIGIAEQLRAKSSDQLTLDELREVGEEVGIPADYISRAHQALQARREAEAYRIGEARRRRRRLGLGALALLGILTFMTLIAYQASTANLNAHYREVEHHQAEVANVVARKDAIVAQYADQPDSLEKRAELVGSENRIRVATQRFNEAAAVYNQSARSFPASLFTGSRFPRQVELAPLTPSEP
- a CDS encoding DUF1697 domain-containing protein is translated as MSMNEYVVLLRGINVGGVRIKMDALRQTLEQAGFEEVRTLLASGNVLLKSSSAESREVKDQAEVALRQAFGYEAWVVVTVPALLRQIVEAFPFDEHHDQMQPYVIFASEPDALDELAALAPELNADEERVEPGPGVLYWEVARGKSTRSLLAKASAKARYASVLTTRNMRTLRKILAKTSG
- the zigA gene encoding zinc metallochaperone GTPase ZigA; translation: MKVHDIADKRLPVTLLSGFLGAGKTTLLNHILHNRQGLRVAVIVNDMSEINVDAQLVERGGASLSRTEETLVELSNGCICCTLREDLLLEVRRLAEEGRFDYLVIESTGISEPVPVAQTFTFSDEEGTSLQDVARLDTLVTVVDAGRFLHDYRAARSLEEHGESLGEGDERTVTDLLVEQVEFADVIVINKVDRLGDEELEELSAVLRALNPGARQLRAEHARIPLEEVLNTGRFDFDEASRSAAWVRELNGEHTPETEAYGIGSFVYRATAPFNAEKIWAYMNDASNWKGMLRSKGFFWVASDHRAVYEWAQAGGVSDVRPVGLWWASIPEEHWDFAPEDRPDAQDDWDERFGDRSQQLVFIGQHLDVAKIRASLDACLLDDELLRLGSRHWMDLPHPLPRSMPAGD
- a CDS encoding DUF302 domain-containing protein: MYDRDYALTTRVEGTLQDVDARVREALKAQGFGVLTEIDIQATLKKKLDVDRRPYVILGACSPPLAHKALEAELPIGLLLPCNVTIFEGDDAQIYVQAINPVVMFEMIDNPQVAEVAQEVGERLQRALDAL
- a CDS encoding FAD-binding oxidoreductase, which codes for MTTTSWATKPLAGWGRYPVIDATCARPESQPQTLHAFDERHGDAVLAHGFGRSYGDASLLSQGRILLTTRLDKMLAFDEVTGLLRCESGVTIGELIDVFLPRGWFVPVVPGTQFVSVGGAIGCNIHGKNHGHAGCFGDHVRRIDMLTASGEMVSCGPDEHPDLFWATVGGMGLTGVILSVELQLYPVESAAIEMESIRFNNLDEFFAISAESSDYFHTVSWIDCVKGGEQMGRGIFMRGRHASADAAAELREGPLQALLERAQRLLDGRAFQSNQLLNRATIRLFNEAYYHKHPAGELHSVVGYQPFFFPLDAVENWNYIYGERGFLQYQMVVPEREAVREILKVISKSKMASFLAVIKEFGDRDHGGLSFPCAGTTLALDFPNFGAPLLAMMERLDDIVVEAGGRIYLGKDARLSREMFRRMYPGWEEWKAVRDRWDPDRVFQSDLGLRLGLVDATAA
- a CDS encoding SDR family oxidoreductase codes for the protein MSVIILGATSPIARAVAERYAEAGYAVALAARDQEEGARSAADLRIRYGVETQAFAFDACDFDSHPDLIARVEDALGPIDVALVAFGFMGDQHDSQSDFAKARRVIDVNYTGAVSVCEALAGVMRARGAGSIVGLSSVAGDRGRASNYFYGSAKGALTLYLQGLRNRLAGEGVHVMTVKLGFVDTPMTFELDTAIPIASPTKAGGAIFQAERQKIETFYYPRFWGGIMGVIKAIPEKVFKRLSL
- a CDS encoding APC family permease, whose protein sequence is MGESEDERQAHYHAGSLSLTATVALGTGVMIGAGIFALTGQIAELAGGLFPVAFVLGAIVSGVSAYSYIKVASAYPSAGGIAMILQKAYGRSMTTASAALLMAFSMIINESLVARTFATYTMQLFPGGNNEVWVPVLAVGLIVVAFVINLAGNAIIGTASNIAAVLKIGGLVVFVAIALAASGLSWKIKMWPPAGDPGVAGSAGAIALAILAFKGFTTITNSGDEVVNPQRNVGRAIVISLVICLVLYMGVSVAVASSMSLEELVQARDYALAEAARPAIGGYGKVFTVGLAMVATASGLLASIFAVSRMLAMLTDMKLIPHRHFGMPGNVQKHTLVYTVVLAAVMATLFDLTRIASIGAIFYLVMDITIHVGVFRHLHRDVGASRVVVGGAIALDGAALGAFVWVKTVSDPLIVGISLGAIVLITLLERVFLWRVDAESGEEGHEGG